From Labrus bergylta chromosome 22, fLabBer1.1, whole genome shotgun sequence, one genomic window encodes:
- the LOC109993397 gene encoding fatty acid-binding protein, intestinal has translation MAFNGNWKVDRNENYDKFMEQMGINIMKRKLAEHDNLKITIEQTGDKFHIKESSTFRTKDIDFTLGVQFDYSLADGTEVSGTWEMEGDMLKGKFTRKDNSKVLTTTRAVVGGELVQTYNYEGVDAKRVFKKQ, from the exons ATGGCGTTCAACGGAAACTGGAAGGTCGACCGCAATGAAAACTATGACAAGTTCATGGAGCAAATGG GTATTAATATCATGAAGCGCAAGCTAGCAGAGCACGACAACTTGAAGATCACCATTGAGCAGACCGGGGACAAGTTTCACATCAAGGAGTCCAGCACCTTCCGCACCAAGGACATCGATTTCACCCTGGGCGTGCAGTTCGACTACAGCCTGGCTGATGGTACAGAAGTCTCA GGAACATGGGAGATGGAGGGCGACATGCTGAAAGGCAAATTCACCAGGAAAGACAACAGCAAGGTCCTGACCACCACCCGAGCTGTGGTGGGAGGAGAGCTGGTGCAG ACTTACAACTATGAGGGAGTGGATGCCAAGAGGGTTTTCAAGAAGCAGTAA